A portion of the Pseudomonas synxantha BG33R genome contains these proteins:
- the clpP gene encoding ATP-dependent Clp endopeptidase proteolytic subunit ClpP: MFRNSYIQQNSDIQAAGGLVPMVVEQSARGERAYDIYSRLLKERVIFLVGPVEDYMANLICAQLLFLEAENPDKDIHLYINSPGGSVTAGMSIYDTMQFIKPNVSTTCIGQACSMGAFLLTAGAEGKRFCLPNSRVMIHQPLGGFQGQASDIEIHAKEILFIRERLNTLMAKHSGHTLEEIERDTNRDNFMSAEAAREYGLIDAVIEKRPA, translated from the coding sequence ATGTTCCGTAATTCCTATATTCAGCAGAACTCTGATATCCAGGCCGCAGGCGGCCTGGTCCCGATGGTTGTCGAGCAGTCCGCTCGTGGCGAACGCGCCTACGACATCTACTCGCGCCTGCTCAAGGAGCGAGTGATCTTTCTGGTTGGCCCGGTAGAGGACTACATGGCTAACCTGATCTGTGCGCAATTGCTGTTCCTTGAAGCGGAAAACCCGGACAAGGACATCCATCTCTACATCAACTCGCCAGGTGGTTCGGTGACCGCAGGGATGTCGATCTACGACACCATGCAATTCATCAAGCCAAACGTGTCGACTACCTGCATCGGCCAGGCTTGCAGCATGGGCGCGTTCCTGCTGACAGCAGGTGCCGAAGGCAAGCGTTTCTGCCTGCCGAACTCACGCGTGATGATTCACCAGCCACTGGGCGGTTTCCAGGGCCAGGCATCGGACATTGAAATCCATGCCAAGGAAATCCTCTTCATTCGTGAGCGTCTGAACACGCTGATGGCCAAGCACAGCGGGCACACACTGGAAGAAATCGAGCGCGACACCAACCGGGACAATTTCATGAGCGCAGAAGCCGCCCGTGAATACGGGTTGATCGACGCAGTGATCGAAAAGCGCCCCGCTTAA